One Bufo gargarizans isolate SCDJY-AF-19 chromosome 3, ASM1485885v1, whole genome shotgun sequence DNA segment encodes these proteins:
- the LOC122931810 gene encoding coiled-coil domain-containing protein 1-like → MWDDISDMCDDISYDMCDDISDDISDMCDDISDMCDDISYDMWDDISDDICDMWDDISEDICDMWDDISEDICDMCDDIGDRCDDITDDICNMCDDISDDICDMWDDISDDMWDDIGERCDDITDDICDMWDVISDDICDMWDDISDDICDMWDDISDDICDRCDDITDDICDMCDDISEDICDMCDDIGDRCDDITDDICNMCDDISDDISDDMWDDIGDRCDDITDDICDMCDDISDMWDDISDDICDMWDDISDDICDMWDDISDDICDMCDDITDDICVMI, encoded by the coding sequence ATGTGGGATGATATAAGTGATATGTGTGATGATATAAGTTATGATATGTGTGATGATATAAGTGATGATATAAGTGATATGTGTGATGATATAAGTGATATGTGTGATGATATAAGTTATGATATGTGGGATGATATAAGTGATGATATATGTGATATGTGGGATGATATAAGTGAGGATATATGTGATATGTGGGATGATATAAGTGAGGATATATGTGATATGTGTGATGATATAGGTGATAGGTGTGATGATATAACTGATGATATATGCAATATGTGTGATGATATAAGTGATGATATATGTGATATGTGGGATGATATAAGTGATGATATGTGGGATGATATAGGTGAGAGGTGTGATGATATAACTGATGATATATGTGATATGTGGGATGTTATAAGTGATGATATATGTGATATGTGGGATGATATAAGTGATGATATATGTGATATGTGGGATGATATAAGTGATGATATATGTGATAGGTGTGATGATATAACTGATGATATATGTGATATGTGTGATGATATAAGTGAGGATATATGTGATATGTGTGATGATATAGGTGATAGGTGTGATGATATAACTGATGATATATGCAATATGTGTGATGATATAAGTGATGATATAAGTGATGATATGTGGGATGATATAGGTGATAGGTGTGATGATATAACTGATGATATATGTGATATGTGTGATGATATAAGTGATATGTGGGATGATATAAGTGATGATATATGTGATATGTGGGATGATATAAGTGATGATATATGTGATATGTGGGATGATATAAGTGATGATATATGTGATATGTGTGATGATATAACTGATGATATATGTGTGATGATATAA